The proteins below come from a single Caulobacter flavus genomic window:
- a CDS encoding pyridoxamine 5'-phosphate oxidase family protein, producing MSKEADLTAKFWKALKADRTVMLGLPDVEGGHSQPMTALMESDYGGPLWIFTSADCDLVAALDHDRDAVMHFASKGHDLFAEIDGRLRIDNDRQAIDALWSPFVAAWFTGKTDPKLRLLRFDPEHARIWLNENSLFAGMKLMLGHDPKRDYRDKVAEVSLH from the coding sequence ATGTCCAAGGAAGCCGATCTTACCGCAAAGTTCTGGAAGGCCCTGAAGGCCGATCGCACCGTGATGCTGGGCCTGCCCGACGTCGAGGGCGGACACAGCCAGCCGATGACCGCCCTGATGGAAAGCGACTACGGCGGCCCGCTGTGGATCTTCACCTCGGCCGACTGCGACCTGGTCGCCGCGCTCGACCACGATCGCGACGCGGTCATGCACTTCGCCTCGAAGGGCCACGACCTGTTCGCCGAGATCGACGGCCGCCTGCGGATCGACAACGACCGCCAGGCCATCGACGCGCTCTGGAGCCCGTTCGTGGCCGCCTGGTTCACTGGCAAGACCGATCCCAAGCTGCGCCTGCTGCGCTTCGATCCCGAACACGCCCGCATCTGGCTCAACGAGAACAGCCTGTTCGCCGGCATGAAGCTGATGCTGGGCCACGACCCCAAGCGCGACTATCGCGACAAGGTCGCCGAGGTCAGCCTGCACTAG
- a CDS encoding glycerophosphodiester phosphodiesterase encodes MRARPRPGTEVFGEAWERLFDPPIAHRGLWTPGGAPENSLAAFQAACAKGYSIELDVQLTADGQAVVFHDDRLERLTGQEGRLRDHTAAELGAMKLSDTDETIPTLADALAVIGHRAMVQIELKTPFGEVGELEKKVSEILIDHNGPIAVIGFNPYSHAWFADHNPQVLRGLDSYGWNDENARKLAPELRRSLAALEQVEIARPDFLALGLDMLPSPRADVFRAKGMPIVAWTVRSPEQWDAVSGHCDNLIFEGFPA; translated from the coding sequence ATGCGCGCGCGTCCGCGCCCAGGGACCGAGGTGTTCGGCGAGGCGTGGGAGCGCCTCTTCGATCCGCCGATCGCGCACCGGGGGCTGTGGACGCCGGGCGGCGCGCCCGAGAACTCGCTGGCCGCCTTCCAGGCCGCTTGCGCCAAGGGCTATTCCATCGAGCTGGACGTTCAGCTGACGGCCGACGGCCAGGCGGTGGTCTTTCACGACGATCGCCTGGAGCGCCTGACCGGCCAGGAGGGGCGCCTGCGCGACCACACCGCCGCCGAGCTGGGGGCGATGAAGCTGTCGGACACCGACGAGACCATCCCGACCCTCGCCGACGCCCTGGCGGTGATCGGCCACCGGGCCATGGTCCAGATCGAGCTGAAGACCCCCTTTGGCGAGGTCGGCGAGCTGGAGAAGAAGGTCTCTGAAATCCTGATCGACCACAACGGCCCGATCGCCGTGATCGGCTTCAACCCTTACTCCCACGCCTGGTTCGCCGACCACAATCCGCAGGTTCTGCGGGGCCTGGATTCATACGGCTGGAACGACGAGAACGCCCGCAAGCTGGCGCCGGAGCTGCGCAGGTCGCTGGCGGCGCTGGAGCAGGTCGAGATCGCCCGTCCGGACTTTCTGGCGCTGGGCCTCGACATGCTGCCCAGCCCCCGCGCCGACGTCTTCCGCGCCAAGGGCATGCCGATCGTCGCCTGGACTGTGCGCTCGCCCGAGCAGTGGGACGCCGTCTCCGGCCATTGCGACAACCTGATCTTCGAGGGCTTTCCTGCGTGA
- a CDS encoding RidA family protein, with protein MSKVEERLAGLGITLPQPVAPVANYVPFVRSGNLVHISGQISIDPAGGIKGTVGVDVDLETAQKAARLCGVNLLAQIKAAVGDLDKVARVVKLGGFVQAGPDFIDIPKVINGCSDLMVEVFGDAGRHARSAVGVYKLPLGFAVEVDAVVEVF; from the coding sequence ATGTCGAAGGTGGAAGAGCGTCTGGCAGGTCTGGGGATCACGCTGCCGCAGCCGGTGGCCCCGGTGGCCAACTACGTGCCGTTCGTGCGGTCCGGAAACCTCGTCCACATCTCCGGCCAGATCTCGATCGATCCGGCCGGCGGCATCAAGGGCACGGTCGGCGTCGACGTCGACCTGGAGACGGCCCAGAAGGCCGCGCGCCTCTGCGGCGTCAACCTGCTGGCCCAGATCAAGGCCGCGGTCGGCGACCTCGACAAGGTGGCTCGCGTGGTCAAGCTCGGCGGCTTCGTCCAGGCCGGCCCCGACTTCATCGACATTCCCAAGGTCATCAACGGCTGCTCGGACCTGATGGTCGAGGTGTTCGGCGACGCCGGCCGCCACGCGCGTTCGGCCGTGGGGGTCTACAAGCTGCCGCTGGGCTTCGCCGTCGAGGTCGACGCGGTGGTGGAGGTCTTCTGA
- a CDS encoding DUF4287 domain-containing protein, whose translation MGKTDETGQGLTERQKKWFASVQASLERDTGKTLEQWVEIVRRDCAETRTKARVDWLKIHHGLGVNRAAHILGAAFPSELGWEDAAGLRAALWTDPAATAILEAVEAAVADFPGLVTGQRKAFTAWSGKVQFAAAKPVKGGTVWLGLALTPDASPRLSEPTNESWSERLKAKLPLASPAEVDDEVRALLKAAWDRS comes from the coding sequence GTGGGCAAGACCGACGAGACGGGCCAGGGCCTGACCGAACGCCAGAAGAAGTGGTTCGCCTCGGTGCAGGCCAGCCTGGAGCGCGACACAGGCAAGACCCTGGAGCAATGGGTCGAGATCGTCCGCCGCGACTGCGCGGAGACCAGGACCAAGGCGCGCGTCGACTGGCTGAAGATCCATCACGGCCTGGGCGTGAACCGCGCCGCCCACATCCTGGGCGCGGCCTTTCCCTCCGAACTGGGCTGGGAGGACGCGGCCGGCCTGCGCGCGGCGTTGTGGACCGACCCGGCGGCGACCGCGATCCTCGAAGCCGTCGAGGCGGCGGTCGCCGATTTCCCTGGCCTCGTCACCGGCCAGCGCAAGGCCTTCACGGCCTGGTCGGGCAAGGTGCAGTTCGCCGCCGCCAAGCCCGTGAAGGGCGGAACGGTCTGGCTGGGCCTGGCGCTGACGCCGGACGCCTCGCCTCGCCTTTCCGAGCCGACGAACGAGAGCTGGTCCGAGCGCCTGAAAGCCAAGCTGCCCCTCGCCTCGCCCGCCGAGGTCGACGACGAGGTCAGGGCGCTGCTGAAAGCGGCCTGGGACCGCTCCTGA
- a CDS encoding HIT family protein: MSLHGTYDPDNIFAKIVRGEIPSVKVFEDDEVLAFMDAFPQSKGHLLVISKTSKARNVLEAEPKTLGRLIGAVQKATRAVTAALEPDGVVVTQFNGAPAGQTVFHLHFHVIPRYEGEALGRHGGGMADIEELKALAAKISAAL; the protein is encoded by the coding sequence ATGAGCCTTCACGGAACCTACGACCCGGACAACATCTTCGCCAAGATCGTTCGCGGCGAGATCCCGAGCGTGAAGGTTTTCGAGGACGACGAGGTCCTGGCCTTCATGGACGCGTTTCCGCAGTCGAAGGGGCACCTGCTGGTGATCTCCAAGACCTCGAAGGCGCGCAACGTGCTGGAGGCCGAGCCCAAGACCCTCGGCCGGCTGATCGGAGCGGTGCAGAAGGCGACCCGGGCCGTCACCGCGGCGCTCGAGCCCGACGGCGTGGTCGTGACCCAGTTCAACGGCGCCCCGGCCGGCCAGACCGTGTTCCACCTGCATTTCCACGTGATCCCCCGCTACGAGGGCGAGGCCCTGGGGCGTCACGGCGGCGGCATGGCCGACATCGAGGAGCTGAAGGCTCTGGCCGCCAAGATCAGCGCGGCGCTGTAG
- a CDS encoding phasin family protein, with translation MAVTETLKSTVEQYSTASNQAFKDGVEKSLAALAEANTHSKKNLEAVVASVTAATKGAEALGAEAFAYSKKAAEDQVAAAKALAGAKSVQEAVELQTAWAKSALEAYIAQVSKASEIVSASIKDSVKPLNERVTATVEKFQAAR, from the coding sequence ATGGCCGTCACCGAGACCCTGAAGAGCACCGTCGAGCAATACTCCACCGCCAGCAACCAAGCGTTCAAGGACGGTGTCGAGAAGTCGCTGGCCGCCCTGGCCGAAGCCAACACCCATTCCAAGAAGAACCTCGAAGCCGTGGTCGCCTCGGTGACCGCCGCCACCAAGGGCGCCGAAGCCCTGGGCGCCGAGGCCTTCGCCTACTCGAAGAAGGCCGCCGAGGACCAGGTCGCCGCGGCCAAGGCCCTGGCCGGCGCCAAGAGCGTGCAGGAAGCCGTCGAACTGCAGACCGCCTGGGCCAAGTCGGCCCTGGAAGCCTACATCGCCCAGGTCAGCAAGGCCTCGGAGATCGTCTCGGCCTCGATCAAGGACTCGGTGAAGCCGCTGAACGAGCGCGTCACCGCCACGGTCGAGAAGTTCCAGGCCGCGCGTTAA
- a CDS encoding GNAT family N-acetyltransferase: protein MSSLKAEVRVHRRIADIGREAWDACAGPSGDPFVSFDFLDILEESGCATDRTGWAPHHVSVSDTDGRIAGVMPLYLKNHSQGEYVFDHAWADAYERAGGSYYPKLQCSAPFSPVTGPRLIARPDVDPDEARSALLGGALTLCERIGASSLHVTFPTADEWDWMGDRGLLRRQDQQYHWENAGYATFDDFLAALSSNRRKTIRRERRDAQEGLEIVGLTGDELTEAHWDAFFAFYMDTGGRKWGRPYLNRRFFSLLRERMADKVLLLLARRPGGPWIAGALNLIGRDCLYGRHWGCTEDVPFLHFELCYYQAIEHAIRLGLPRVEAGAQGQHKIARGYLPSPVYSAHWIADPALREPVARYLQREREAVAEDMAMLTEEFSPFRREG from the coding sequence GTGAGTTCGCTTAAGGCGGAGGTGCGCGTCCACCGCCGCATCGCCGATATCGGCCGCGAGGCCTGGGACGCCTGCGCCGGGCCCTCAGGCGATCCCTTCGTCAGCTTCGACTTCCTCGACATCCTCGAAGAGAGCGGCTGCGCGACCGACCGCACCGGCTGGGCGCCGCATCACGTCAGCGTTTCCGATACGGACGGGCGCATCGCCGGGGTGATGCCGCTCTATCTGAAGAACCACAGCCAGGGCGAATACGTCTTCGACCACGCCTGGGCCGACGCCTACGAGCGGGCGGGGGGCAGCTACTATCCCAAGCTCCAGTGCTCGGCGCCGTTCTCGCCGGTGACGGGGCCGCGCCTGATCGCCCGGCCGGACGTGGATCCGGATGAGGCGCGCTCGGCCCTGCTGGGCGGGGCGCTGACCCTGTGCGAACGCATCGGCGCCTCGTCGCTGCACGTGACCTTCCCGACCGCCGACGAGTGGGACTGGATGGGCGATCGCGGCCTGCTGCGCCGGCAGGACCAGCAGTACCACTGGGAGAACGCCGGCTACGCCACGTTCGACGACTTCCTGGCGGCCCTGTCGTCTAACCGCCGCAAGACCATCCGCCGCGAACGGCGCGACGCCCAGGAGGGGCTGGAGATCGTCGGCCTGACCGGCGACGAGCTGACCGAGGCGCACTGGGACGCCTTCTTCGCCTTCTACATGGACACCGGCGGTCGCAAGTGGGGCCGCCCCTACCTGAACCGGCGGTTCTTCTCGCTGCTACGGGAGCGGATGGCCGACAAGGTGCTGCTGCTCCTGGCGCGACGGCCGGGCGGGCCGTGGATCGCGGGCGCCCTGAACCTGATCGGCCGCGACTGCCTCTACGGCCGCCACTGGGGCTGCACCGAGGACGTGCCGTTCCTGCATTTCGAGCTCTGCTACTACCAGGCCATCGAACACGCGATCCGGTTGGGCCTGCCGCGTGTCGAAGCCGGGGCGCAGGGCCAGCACAAGATCGCCCGCGGCTATCTGCCCAGCCCGGTCTATTCGGCCCACTGGATCGCCGACCCGGCCCTGCGCGAGCCCGTGGCCCGCTACCTGCAGCGCGAGCGCGAGGCGGTGGCGGAAGACATGGCAATGCTCACCGAGGAGTTCTCGCCCTTCCGGCGCGAGGGTTAG
- a CDS encoding BLUF domain-containing protein, whose amino-acid sequence MTDPLARRGLYRLVYASRATDPAAIDETLRAVVAKSIQNNRLDDITGFLAAGEGRFLQVLEGPGQTVAQAYARIGADPRHDEIALIADGPAERRLFSDWNMGQRRLEAQDASALSAVGLEHFTPAGLDGERAIRLLSLLGARHLR is encoded by the coding sequence ATGACCGATCCCCTGGCCCGGCGGGGCCTCTATCGCCTGGTCTACGCCAGCCGCGCGACAGATCCGGCGGCCATCGACGAGACCCTGCGGGCGGTGGTCGCCAAGTCGATCCAGAACAACCGCCTGGACGACATCACCGGGTTCCTGGCGGCGGGGGAGGGGCGGTTCCTGCAGGTGCTGGAGGGGCCGGGCCAGACGGTCGCCCAGGCCTACGCCCGGATCGGCGCCGACCCGCGCCACGACGAGATCGCGCTGATCGCCGACGGACCGGCCGAGCGCCGGCTGTTCAGCGACTGGAACATGGGTCAGCGTCGGCTGGAGGCGCAGGACGCCTCGGCGCTGTCGGCGGTGGGGCTTGAGCACTTCACGCCGGCCGGCCTCGACGGGGAGCGGGCCATCCGTCTGCTGTCGCTGCTGGGCGCACGGCACCTGCGCTGA